A part of Geothrix oryzae genomic DNA contains:
- the recA gene encoding recombinase RecA — protein sequence MAAAEQDERLKALTRTLADIDRAFGKGSVMKLGDRMNSAEGIEVISTGSIALDSALGVGGVPKGRVVEVYGPEASGKTTLALHMVAQAQKKGGLAAYIDAEHALDPEYAQKLGVDVANLFISQPDSGEQALEICDQLVRSGALDIIVVDSVAALVPKAEIDGEMGDSHVGLQARLMSQALRKMTGTISKTHTCVVFINQIRMKIGVMFGNPETTTGGNALKFYASVRLDVRSIQSIKGNTNDPLVAAKDEDSSVIGKKTKVKVVKNKVAPPLKVATFDIMYGEGISRTGELVELGTQLEIIQKSGSWYSYKDSRLGQGAENVKKLFMDNPELADEVETLIRERLGMKATVEA from the coding sequence ATGGCCGCGGCCGAGCAAGATGAACGCCTGAAAGCCCTGACGCGCACCCTGGCCGACATCGACCGGGCCTTCGGCAAGGGCTCGGTCATGAAGCTCGGCGACCGGATGAACAGCGCCGAGGGCATCGAGGTCATCAGCACCGGTTCCATCGCCCTGGACTCGGCGCTGGGCGTGGGCGGCGTGCCCAAGGGCCGCGTCGTCGAGGTCTACGGCCCGGAAGCCAGCGGCAAGACCACCCTGGCCCTGCACATGGTGGCCCAGGCCCAGAAGAAGGGCGGCCTGGCCGCCTACATCGACGCCGAGCACGCCCTCGATCCTGAATACGCCCAGAAGCTGGGCGTGGATGTGGCCAACCTCTTCATTTCCCAGCCCGACAGCGGCGAGCAGGCCCTGGAGATCTGCGACCAGCTGGTGCGCAGCGGGGCCCTGGACATCATCGTGGTGGATTCCGTGGCCGCCCTGGTGCCCAAGGCCGAAATCGACGGCGAGATGGGCGACAGCCATGTGGGCCTCCAGGCCCGCCTCATGAGCCAGGCCCTCCGCAAGATGACCGGTACCATCAGCAAGACCCACACCTGCGTGGTCTTCATCAACCAGATCCGCATGAAGATCGGGGTGATGTTCGGCAATCCCGAGACCACCACCGGCGGCAACGCGCTCAAGTTCTACGCCTCCGTGCGCCTCGATGTCCGCAGCATCCAGAGCATCAAGGGCAACACCAACGATCCCCTGGTGGCCGCCAAGGACGAGGATTCCTCCGTCATCGGCAAGAAGACCAAGGTGAAGGTCGTCAAGAACAAGGTCGCCCCGCCCCTCAAGGTCGCCACCTTCGACATCATGTATGGCGAGGGCATCAGCCGCACCGGCGAGCTGGTGGAGCTGGGCACCCAGCTGGAGATCATCCAGAAGAGCGGCTCCTGGTACAGCTACAAGGACAGCCGCCTGGGCCAGGGGGCCGAGAATGTGAAGAAGCTCTTCATGGACAACCCCGAACTGGCGGACGAGGTCGAGACCCTCATCCGCGAGCGCCTCGGCATGAAGGCCACCGTGGAAGCCTAG
- a CDS encoding CHASE domain-containing protein gives MGPVSIPPMTAPTLPAPPPLTSPRGPSLLALAVLLVSLGATLLSWSVARRNQEQRDLARLNRFVGRTEQSLKNRLGRYEDIVRGAQGMFAADRGEPGVEEWRAFVGSLALQERHPGLSSLAFIRRVPAADLDDFLRDRPQLRDRYHRPISDPLPLRPPGQDADHLIIELCESGARGAAALGLDVGVSPTQRLAAERAAETGQPTLSGLLYFTLKEGRQDAVALFMPIYSGPGLPGSPEERHRLLKGWVSAGILLQPLMEDLLLGEDAGVALSLVDAFAPQGPQQLMASEGWPQGGAPDAVQKLEAGGRGWQLRYAVKPGFYRTEGRNQPLHLLIGGLVISLSLAAVVWSLAGTRVRALALAHDMNATLFEALQRNRSHLESTPLAVIETDGAFRIREWNPAAERIFGYTREEALGKDTRDLVPKEGQEGVAAHREALLSGTDGIRATMENLTRTGQRILCDWYNTALRDERGRFLGAIFMADDVTERRRAESALRQAQKLESLGVLAGGIAHDFNNLLTAILGNTEVALDLAKGNPRLLHALQRVEATTQRGADLARQLLAYAGKAHFSVQPLDLNGIIVEMGDLLSVSISKKVVLRRDLQPGLPPVEADSAQFQQVVMNLVINASEAIGDRPGKITLRTRAAEYTRAQLSAAFPGQVLDPGLYVRMEVEDDGSGMDAETIGRIFDPFFTTKFTGRGLGLSAMLGIVRGHRAGIRVESTPGEGTTFILLFPAGEATVTIPPPDAQPRPAVSGTVLVVDDEAILRDLARTALENAGFQVLEARDGLEAVEVIQAGRASVDLVLLDMTMPRMGGAEAFRKIRELAPGMRVLLTSGYTQKESLESLEDFPPDGFLQKPFRVRELVAKIRDILTDPPRR, from the coding sequence ATGGGGCCGGTTTCCATCCCTCCCATGACGGCGCCCACGCTCCCAGCCCCCCCTCCGCTCACCTCACCGCGAGGCCCGTCCCTGCTCGCCCTGGCCGTCCTGCTGGTGAGCCTGGGCGCCACGCTGCTGTCCTGGAGCGTCGCCCGCCGCAACCAGGAACAGCGGGACCTGGCCCGGCTCAACCGGTTCGTGGGTCGCACCGAGCAGAGCCTGAAAAACCGGCTGGGCCGCTACGAGGACATCGTGCGGGGGGCCCAGGGCATGTTCGCCGCGGACCGGGGCGAGCCCGGCGTGGAGGAGTGGCGGGCCTTCGTGGGTTCCCTGGCCCTCCAGGAACGGCACCCGGGCCTGTCGAGCCTGGCCTTCATCCGCCGCGTTCCCGCCGCCGACCTGGACGACTTCCTGCGGGACCGACCCCAGCTGAGGGACCGCTACCATCGACCGATCTCGGATCCCCTGCCCCTTCGACCCCCGGGCCAGGATGCGGACCACCTCATCATCGAGCTCTGCGAATCGGGCGCCCGGGGGGCGGCCGCCCTGGGACTCGATGTCGGCGTCAGCCCCACCCAGCGCCTCGCGGCCGAGCGCGCGGCCGAAACGGGCCAGCCCACGCTGTCCGGGCTGCTCTACTTCACCCTCAAGGAGGGCCGCCAGGATGCCGTGGCCCTGTTCATGCCCATCTATTCGGGGCCCGGCTTGCCGGGTTCGCCCGAGGAGCGCCATCGCCTCCTCAAGGGTTGGGTTTCCGCGGGGATCCTCCTCCAACCCCTCATGGAAGATCTCCTCCTGGGCGAAGACGCCGGCGTGGCCCTGAGCCTCGTGGACGCCTTCGCTCCCCAGGGGCCCCAGCAGCTGATGGCCAGCGAGGGCTGGCCCCAGGGCGGGGCGCCTGATGCGGTCCAGAAACTGGAGGCCGGAGGCCGCGGCTGGCAGCTCCGCTACGCGGTCAAGCCTGGCTTCTACCGCACCGAAGGGCGGAACCAACCCCTGCACCTGCTGATCGGCGGCCTCGTCATCAGCCTCTCCCTGGCGGCCGTGGTCTGGTCCCTGGCCGGCACGAGGGTGCGGGCGCTCGCCCTGGCCCACGACATGAACGCGACGCTGTTCGAGGCCCTTCAGCGGAACCGCAGCCACCTGGAATCCACGCCCCTGGCCGTGATCGAGACCGACGGCGCCTTCCGGATCCGCGAGTGGAATCCGGCCGCGGAGCGGATCTTCGGCTACACCCGGGAGGAGGCCCTCGGCAAGGACACCCGGGACCTCGTTCCCAAGGAAGGGCAGGAGGGGGTGGCCGCCCACCGGGAAGCCCTGCTCAGCGGCACGGATGGCATCCGGGCCACCATGGAGAACCTCACCCGGACCGGCCAGCGGATCCTCTGCGATTGGTACAACACGGCGCTGCGCGACGAGCGGGGCCGCTTCCTCGGCGCCATCTTCATGGCCGACGATGTCACGGAGCGCCGGCGGGCGGAGAGCGCCCTGCGCCAGGCCCAGAAGCTGGAGAGCCTGGGTGTCCTCGCCGGGGGCATCGCCCACGACTTCAACAACCTCCTCACGGCCATCCTGGGCAATACCGAAGTGGCCCTGGACCTCGCCAAGGGCAATCCCCGCCTCCTGCACGCCCTCCAGCGCGTCGAGGCCACCACCCAGCGCGGCGCCGACCTGGCCCGCCAGCTGCTGGCCTACGCGGGCAAGGCCCACTTCTCGGTCCAGCCCCTGGATCTGAACGGCATCATCGTCGAGATGGGCGACCTGCTGTCGGTCTCCATCTCCAAGAAGGTGGTCCTGCGCCGAGACCTCCAGCCCGGCCTCCCGCCCGTGGAAGCCGACAGCGCGCAGTTCCAGCAGGTCGTGATGAACCTGGTGATCAACGCCTCCGAGGCCATCGGCGACCGGCCGGGGAAGATCACCCTCCGCACGCGGGCGGCCGAGTACACCCGGGCTCAGCTCTCCGCCGCCTTCCCGGGCCAGGTGCTGGACCCCGGCCTCTATGTCCGCATGGAGGTGGAAGACGACGGTAGCGGAATGGACGCGGAGACCATCGGCCGCATCTTCGACCCCTTCTTCACCACCAAGTTCACGGGCCGGGGCCTGGGCCTCTCCGCCATGCTCGGCATCGTGCGCGGCCACCGGGCGGGCATCCGGGTGGAGAGCACGCCGGGCGAAGGCACGACCTTCATCCTGCTCTTCCCCGCCGGCGAGGCCACCGTCACCATCCCGCCCCCCGATGCCCAGCCCCGGCCCGCGGTGTCGGGGACCGTGCTGGTGGTGGACGACGAGGCCATCCTGCGCGACCTCGCCCGCACCGCCCTCGAGAACGCGGGCTTCCAGGTGCTGGAGGCCCGGGACGGCCTGGAGGCCGTGGAGGTGATCCAGGCGGGCCGGGCCTCCGTGGATCTGGTGCTGCTCGACATGACCATGCCCCGCATGGGCGGGGCGGAGGCCTTCCGGAAGATCCGGGAACTGGCTCCCGGCATGCGGGTCCTCCTCACCAGCGGGTACACCCAGAAAGAGTCCCTGGAGTCCCTGGAGGACTTCCCCCCGGACGGCTTCCTCCAGAAACCGTTCCGGGTGAGGGAGCTGGTGGCGAAAATTCGGGACATCCTCACCGATCCACCGCGGAGATGA
- a CDS encoding isoaspartyl peptidase/L-asparaginase, with amino-acid sequence MTTRLPFATLLLAATLAGALAAAPPAATPPAAAPPAAVVHGGAGSPRTRMDGTDPAAAKALAALKTGAAALDAALAGVMVLEDDPRFNAGTGANIRLDGKTIQMDAACMDGATGGFGAVAAIERVKNPVLVARKVMDTPHLLIVGEGATRFARAMGFPDYDPTCAENRARFQRVQSILQGSDPRQIEAWKRYDWKKAWNFPTPLKEALGSPDTVGCVTRDAQGHFAAAISTGGTTITFYGRVGDVPMYGAGIYAGPKGAVACTGNGEDIVRHLVAKTTYDLLAKGLTAQKAVDRALAAFPARIDLGLVAIGPASTGGGCNYSAEKKRFVTDYRNQMAWSVAQ; translated from the coding sequence ATGACCACCCGACTCCCCTTCGCCACCCTGCTGCTGGCCGCGACCCTCGCCGGCGCCCTCGCGGCCGCGCCTCCTGCCGCCACGCCTCCTGCCGCCGCACCTCCCGCGGCTGTGGTCCACGGCGGGGCCGGCAGTCCCCGCACGCGCATGGACGGCACCGACCCGGCCGCCGCGAAGGCCCTGGCCGCCCTGAAGACCGGCGCCGCCGCCCTGGATGCGGCCCTGGCCGGCGTGATGGTGCTGGAAGATGATCCCCGCTTCAACGCCGGCACCGGCGCCAACATCCGCCTCGACGGCAAGACCATCCAGATGGACGCCGCCTGCATGGACGGCGCCACCGGCGGCTTCGGGGCCGTGGCCGCCATCGAGCGGGTGAAGAACCCCGTGCTGGTGGCCCGCAAGGTCATGGACACGCCCCACCTCCTCATCGTGGGCGAGGGCGCCACGCGCTTCGCCCGGGCCATGGGATTTCCCGACTACGACCCCACCTGCGCCGAGAACCGGGCCCGCTTCCAGCGCGTGCAGAGCATCCTCCAGGGCTCGGATCCGCGCCAGATCGAGGCCTGGAAGCGCTACGACTGGAAGAAGGCCTGGAACTTCCCCACCCCCTTGAAAGAGGCCCTGGGCTCCCCCGATACCGTGGGCTGCGTCACCCGGGACGCCCAGGGGCATTTCGCCGCCGCCATCAGCACCGGAGGCACCACCATCACCTTCTACGGCCGCGTGGGCGATGTGCCCATGTACGGCGCGGGCATCTACGCCGGCCCCAAGGGCGCTGTGGCCTGCACCGGCAATGGCGAGGACATCGTCAGGCACCTGGTGGCCAAGACCACCTACGACCTGCTGGCCAAGGGCCTCACCGCCCAAAAAGCGGTGGACCGCGCCCTCGCCGCCTTCCCTGCCCGCATCGACCTGGGCCTCGTCGCCATCGGCCCCGCCAGCACGGGCGGCGGCTGCAACTACTCCGCCGAGAAGAAGCGGTTCGTGACGGACTACCGGAACCAGATGGCGTGGAGCGTGGCGCAGTAG
- a CDS encoding isopenicillin N synthase family dioxygenase: MPRSTFQVETVHLSQFREGNARDRADFIRVLGDSFRHTGFVKVAGHQVRQADVEGAYEAAKAFFALPEEVKRRYLVPGSGGARGFTPFGSEHAKDNPVGDLKEFWHVGQELPADHPLKALYGDNLWPEVEVPGFKGHTLALYRALEDCAGTLLEALALYLGLPERSLADMIVDGNSILRIIHYPALRDRYLEGGVRSSAHEDINLITLLPAATDSGLQLLGRDGTWRAVDGLAGEIVADAGDMLSRHVNLKIPSTTHRVVNPDSPEAVRYSMPFFCHPRPEVLLDCPESLLEPGEAKRFEPITAHAFLLQRLREIGLI; the protein is encoded by the coding sequence ATGCCCCGTTCCACCTTCCAGGTCGAAACCGTCCACCTGTCCCAGTTCCGCGAGGGCAACGCCCGGGATCGTGCTGACTTCATCCGGGTGCTGGGCGACAGCTTCCGGCACACCGGCTTCGTGAAAGTGGCCGGACACCAGGTCCGTCAGGCCGATGTGGAGGGCGCCTACGAGGCGGCCAAGGCCTTCTTCGCCCTGCCCGAAGAGGTCAAGCGCCGCTACCTCGTGCCGGGCTCCGGCGGCGCCCGGGGCTTCACGCCCTTCGGCAGCGAGCACGCCAAGGACAACCCCGTGGGCGACCTCAAGGAGTTCTGGCATGTGGGCCAGGAGCTGCCGGCGGACCATCCCCTCAAGGCCCTCTACGGCGACAACCTCTGGCCCGAGGTCGAAGTTCCCGGCTTCAAGGGCCACACCCTGGCCCTCTACCGGGCCCTGGAGGACTGCGCGGGCACCCTGCTGGAAGCCCTCGCCCTCTACCTGGGCCTGCCCGAACGCAGCCTGGCGGACATGATCGTGGACGGGAACTCCATCCTGCGCATCATCCACTACCCGGCCCTGCGGGACCGCTACCTTGAAGGCGGCGTGCGGAGTTCCGCCCACGAAGACATCAACCTCATCACCCTGCTGCCTGCCGCCACGGATTCGGGCCTGCAGCTGCTGGGCCGCGACGGGACCTGGCGCGCCGTGGATGGCCTGGCCGGCGAGATCGTGGCCGATGCGGGCGACATGCTGAGCCGCCATGTGAACCTGAAGATCCCCAGCACCACGCACCGGGTGGTCAACCCCGACAGCCCGGAGGCCGTGCGCTACTCCATGCCCTTCTTCTGCCACCCGCGGCCCGAGGTGCTCCTCGACTGCCCCGAATCCCTCCTGGAGCCGGGCGAGGCCAAGCGCTTCGAGCCCATCACCGCCCACGCATTCCTGTTGCAGCGCCTGCGGGAGATCGGGTTGATCTGA
- a CDS encoding tetratricopeptide repeat-containing S1 family peptidase, translating to MILPGAALPAVQEAAPPSATALLRRAQESVLLVRSPLGGIQAHQGSGVVIAPGLVATNAHVAEGGHGLVVYRGSEAWRVTRVRMDRARDLCLLTVPGLTAPAVTLAPAPAEVGQAVVAMGYPGGQDLVVSRGRLRGIWHYEEGRLLQSDAVALPGNSGGGLFDAEGRLLGLTSFTFAASPRLSFAVPVDWIRELVARPDLTDAGRPEASRPGAGPGVQDADLLGALAADPRNWPAWETAARQWVHDLPMDPNAWLALGLALDRSARASAEAGEGVPPAVLQESAGAYRRSLELQQKPRAWNNLGATLDQLNRFDEAERAFLEALALEPGYALAWMNLGCARINARRFAAGAEAFRKGLALRPDDAEAWMRLAHCQQMLGQREAAVGTLEIALRYRPLAAELWLDLGLLLVDLGRREEALAVQARLADLDPQGAARLQGALKRVRSTRSPAGAATGMRGR from the coding sequence ATGATCCTCCCCGGGGCGGCGCTGCCGGCGGTTCAGGAAGCCGCGCCTCCCTCGGCCACCGCTCTGCTGCGCCGGGCCCAGGAGTCCGTGCTGCTGGTGCGCAGCCCCCTCGGGGGGATCCAGGCGCACCAGGGCAGCGGCGTGGTCATCGCGCCCGGCCTCGTGGCGACCAATGCCCATGTGGCGGAGGGGGGGCATGGGCTCGTGGTGTACCGGGGCTCCGAGGCCTGGCGGGTGACCCGGGTGCGGATGGACCGGGCCCGGGATCTCTGCCTGCTCACGGTGCCGGGATTGACCGCGCCCGCGGTGACACTGGCCCCCGCGCCCGCTGAAGTGGGGCAGGCCGTGGTGGCCATGGGGTATCCGGGCGGGCAGGACCTCGTGGTATCCCGGGGGCGGCTGCGGGGCATCTGGCACTACGAAGAGGGCCGCCTGCTGCAGAGCGATGCCGTGGCGCTGCCCGGCAACAGCGGCGGCGGCCTGTTCGATGCGGAGGGGCGCCTGCTGGGGCTCACCAGCTTCACCTTCGCGGCCAGCCCCCGGCTGAGCTTCGCCGTGCCTGTGGACTGGATAAGGGAGCTGGTGGCGCGGCCGGATCTGACCGATGCTGGCCGTCCGGAGGCGAGCCGTCCGGGGGCGGGGCCCGGGGTCCAGGATGCGGATCTCCTGGGGGCGCTCGCGGCGGACCCCCGCAACTGGCCCGCCTGGGAGACGGCCGCGCGCCAGTGGGTCCACGATCTGCCGATGGATCCCAATGCCTGGCTGGCCCTGGGGCTGGCTCTGGACCGCTCGGCCCGGGCCTCGGCGGAGGCCGGCGAGGGCGTGCCGCCCGCGGTGCTCCAGGAGAGTGCCGGGGCCTACCGCCGTTCCCTGGAACTGCAGCAGAAGCCCCGCGCCTGGAACAACCTCGGGGCGACCCTGGATCAACTCAACCGGTTCGACGAGGCCGAGCGGGCCTTCCTGGAAGCCCTGGCCCTGGAGCCCGGCTACGCCCTGGCCTGGATGAACCTGGGCTGCGCCCGGATCAACGCCCGGCGGTTCGCCGCCGGGGCGGAGGCCTTCCGGAAGGGTCTGGCCCTCCGTCCCGACGACGCGGAGGCCTGGATGCGCCTGGCCCACTGCCAGCAGATGCTGGGTCAGCGGGAAGCGGCCGTGGGCACCCTCGAGATCGCCCTCCGCTACCGCCCGCTGGCGGCGGAGCTGTGGCTGGATCTGGGGCTGCTCCTGGTGGACCTCGGGCGGCGGGAGGAGGCTCTGGCAGTGCAGGCTCGGTTGGCCGACCTGGATCCCCAGGGGGCGGCCCGCCTCCAGGGCGCCCTCAAGCGGGTCAGATCAACCCGATCTCCCGCAGGCGCTGCAACAGGAATGCGTGGGCGGTGA
- the pheA gene encoding prephenate dehydratase — translation MIPMPSDPLQGLRQAIDRVDDELLSLLNRRAALAAEVGHLKTAAGPEALFHAPKREREVLARLEAENGGPFPAPAVRTIFQEIMSACLSLEKPLRVAFLGPEGTFTHLAARHQFGGSSQSLPQGTIQAVFQAVERARAEYGVVPVENATEGAVDSTLDAFLDSPLRICAEILLPVDQALLLRPELDLGAVRRVYSHPQALGQCRRWLEAHLPQADRIEAPSTSEAARLAREDAEGAAVASELAAELFGLKVAETRIQDLAANATRFLVLGPKAAEPTGRDRTTLLAMAQDGPGALLHLLEPLARRGLNLSRIQSRPTRRKLWEYAFFLDIEGHAADAPMAEALAELKGACASMKVLGSYPRAGEM, via the coding sequence ATGATCCCGATGCCCTCCGATCCCCTCCAGGGCCTGCGCCAGGCCATCGACCGCGTGGACGACGAGCTGCTGTCGCTGCTGAACCGGCGGGCCGCCCTGGCCGCCGAGGTGGGCCACCTGAAGACGGCCGCCGGGCCCGAGGCGCTCTTCCACGCCCCGAAGCGCGAGCGGGAAGTCCTCGCCCGCCTGGAGGCGGAGAACGGCGGGCCCTTTCCGGCTCCGGCCGTGCGCACGATCTTCCAGGAGATCATGAGCGCCTGCCTCAGCCTGGAGAAGCCGCTCCGGGTGGCCTTCCTGGGGCCCGAGGGCACCTTCACCCACCTGGCGGCCCGCCACCAGTTCGGCGGCTCCAGCCAGTCCCTGCCCCAGGGCACCATCCAGGCCGTGTTCCAGGCCGTGGAGCGGGCCCGGGCCGAGTACGGCGTGGTGCCCGTGGAGAACGCCACTGAAGGAGCGGTGGACTCCACGCTGGACGCCTTCCTCGACAGTCCTCTGCGGATCTGTGCGGAGATCCTGCTGCCCGTGGACCAGGCGCTGCTGCTGCGGCCCGAGCTCGATCTGGGGGCCGTGCGCCGGGTTTATTCCCATCCCCAGGCCCTGGGCCAGTGCCGCCGCTGGCTGGAGGCGCACCTGCCCCAGGCCGACCGCATCGAGGCGCCGTCCACCTCCGAAGCGGCGCGCCTGGCGCGGGAGGACGCAGAGGGCGCCGCCGTGGCCTCGGAGCTGGCCGCGGAGCTGTTCGGCCTCAAGGTGGCCGAGACGCGGATCCAGGATCTGGCCGCCAACGCCACCCGCTTCCTGGTGCTGGGGCCGAAGGCCGCCGAGCCCACCGGGCGCGACCGCACCACCCTGCTGGCCATGGCCCAGGATGGCCCCGGCGCCCTCCTCCACCTGCTGGAGCCCCTGGCCCGCCGCGGGCTGAACCTCAGCCGCATCCAGAGCCGTCCCACCCGCCGCAAGCTCTGGGAGTACGCCTTCTTCCTCGACATCGAAGGCCACGCCGCCGACGCCCCCATGGCCGAGGCCCTGGCCGAACTGAAGGGCGCCTGCGCCTCGATGAAGGTGCTGGGCAGCTATCCGAGGGCGGGGGAAATGTGA
- the moaA gene encoding GTP 3',8-cyclase MoaA, which yields MEPLDTLGRPLRALRISVTDRCNFRCTYCMPKEVFGPDYPFLPREALLSFEEITRLVRVFAGLGVTKLRLTGGEPLMRRELSSLVRMLAAVPGIEDLALTTNGVLLPDQAEALRAAGLKRLTVSLDTLRPDRFRALSDTDLPLSRVLEGLVAAKAAGFSRLKLNCVLQRGVNEDEILDLAAFAREQGHSLRFIEFMDVGTTNGWRMESVVPAAEVHRRLHERWPLEPVDAPRGAVAREWRYRDGQGELGLIASVTAPFCRGCDRARLSADGHLYTCLFAGGGLDLKAFLRSGHGDADLASLLAFHWKRRDDHYSELRHGATPGLPKVEMSRIGG from the coding sequence ATGGAGCCCCTCGACACCCTGGGCCGCCCCCTGAGGGCACTGCGCATCTCGGTCACCGACCGGTGCAACTTCCGTTGCACCTATTGCATGCCCAAGGAGGTCTTCGGACCCGACTACCCCTTCCTGCCCCGGGAGGCCCTCCTCAGCTTCGAGGAGATCACCCGGCTGGTGCGGGTCTTCGCGGGCCTCGGCGTCACCAAGCTCCGGCTCACCGGGGGTGAACCCCTCATGCGCCGGGAGCTCTCCAGCCTGGTGCGGATGCTGGCCGCCGTGCCCGGCATCGAGGATCTGGCGCTCACCACCAACGGCGTCCTGCTTCCGGACCAGGCCGAGGCCCTGCGCGCCGCGGGCCTGAAGCGGCTCACCGTGAGCCTGGACACCCTCCGGCCGGACCGCTTCCGCGCCCTCAGCGACACGGACCTGCCCCTATCCCGGGTGCTGGAGGGCCTCGTCGCCGCCAAGGCGGCCGGCTTCAGCCGCCTCAAGCTCAACTGCGTGCTCCAGCGCGGCGTGAACGAGGACGAGATCCTGGATCTCGCCGCCTTCGCCCGGGAGCAGGGCCATTCCCTCCGCTTCATCGAGTTCATGGATGTGGGCACCACCAACGGCTGGCGAATGGAGTCCGTGGTGCCCGCCGCCGAGGTGCATCGCCGCCTCCACGAGCGCTGGCCCCTGGAGCCCGTGGATGCGCCCCGCGGCGCCGTGGCCCGGGAATGGCGCTACCGCGACGGCCAGGGCGAGTTGGGCCTCATCGCCTCCGTCACGGCCCCCTTCTGCCGGGGCTGCGACCGGGCCCGCCTGTCCGCCGACGGCCACCTCTACACCTGCCTCTTCGCGGGCGGGGGGCTCGACCTCAAGGCCTTCCTCCGCAGCGGCCACGGCGATGCGGACCTCGCCTCCCTCCTGGCCTTCCACTGGAAACGGCGGGATGACCACTACTCCGAGCTCCGGCACGGCGCCACTCCCGGCCTGCCCAAGGTCGAGATGTCCCGCATCGGCGGCTGA